Proteins encoded together in one Lathyrus oleraceus cultivar Zhongwan6 chromosome 5, CAAS_Psat_ZW6_1.0, whole genome shotgun sequence window:
- the LOC127086923 gene encoding probable transcription factor GLK1: MLAVSPLMSARDESQREMEESLSIETCDFADLSEGTLLESINFEFDDDFFVCFDDGDVLPDLEMDPEMLAEFSLSGGEESEMNSSITVVDNSKFCEDGNIVCVEKKFEEEEKAGSSSDSGSSRGEEIVSRRDESVVVNPVSKESEKGRKSSSSSQSKNNHQGKRKVKVDWTPELHRRFVQAVEQLGVDKAVPSRILEIMGIDCLTRHNIASHLQKYRSHRKHLLAREAEAASWTHRRQLSCKRDVSLNHWVAPTMGFPPMTPPVHHFRPLHVWGHHPMDQSFMQMWPNYSPHHPPPNWVPPRPAPPPNTPYWHQRTQNTPTAGTPCFPQPLTTTRFASPTVPGIPPPHPMYQVDPGMAVTAAQPSPPPHLDFHPSKESIDAAISDVLSKPYLPLPLGLKAPALEGVMGELQRQGIPRIPPSCA; encoded by the exons ATGCTAGCTGTATCACCATTGATGAGTGCAAGAGATGAGAGCCAAAGAGAGATGGAGGAGAGTTTATCGATTGAAACATGTGATTTTGCTGATCTTTCTGAAGGGACTTTATTGGAAAGCATCAATTTCGAATTCGACGATGATTTCTTCGTGTGCTTCGACGATGGAGACGTGTTACCGGATCTTGAGATGGACCCGGAAATGCTTGCCGAGTTCTCGCTCAGCGGCGGGGAGGAATCGGAGATGAATTCGTCGATAACGGTTGTGGATAATAGCAAGTTTTGTGAAGATGGGAATATAGTTTGTGTTGAGAAAAAATTtgaagaggaagagaaagcaGGTTCTTCTTCAGATTCGGGTTCGAGCCGCGGGGAGGAGATTGTTAGCAGAAGAGATGAGTCTGTGGTGGTGAATCCAGTGAGTAAGGAAAGTGAGAAAGGAAGAAAATCATCGTCTTCTTCTCAATCAAAGAATAATCATCAAGGGAAGAGAAAAGTGAAG GTGGATTGGACCCCGGAATTGCACCGAAGATTTGTACAAGCAGTAGAGCAGCTAGGTGTGGATAAGGCTGTACCTTCAAGAATTTTAGAAATCATGGGAATTGACTGTCTTACTCGCCACAACATCGCAAGCCACCTTCAA AAATATAGATCTCATAGGAAGCATTTGCTAGCGCGTGAAGCTGAAGCTGCAAGCTGGACTCACCGGAGGCAATTGTCTTGCAAGAGAGATGTGAGTTTGAACCATTGGGTTGCACCAACTATGGGTTTTCCGCCTATGACTCCACCAGTGCACCATTTTAGACCTTTACATGTATGGGGGCACCATCCCATGGATCAGTCCTTTATGCAGATGTGGCCTAACTATTCGCCGCACCATCCACCACCTAATTGGGTTCCTCCACGGCCAGCTCCGCCTCCTAATACTCCGTACTGGCACCAACGG ACTCAGAATACACCAACCGCAGGAACACCGTGCTTTCCACAGCCTCTGACAACAACG AGATTTGCCTCTCCAACTGTTCCGGGCATTCCTCCACCACACCCCATGTACCAAGTAGATCCCGGCATGGCCGTCACCGCCGCTCAACCATCTCCTCCGCCACACTTAGACTTCCATCCG TCAAAGGAGAGCATAGACGCAGCTATTAGTGATGTATTATCAAAACCATACTTACCATTGCCACTTGGTCTTAAAGCTCCTGCACTTGAAGGTGTGATGGGTGAGTTACAGAGACAAGGAATTCCGAGAATTCCACCCTCTTGTGCTTGA